A single Mesomycoplasma bovoculi M165/69 DNA region contains:
- a CDS encoding oxidoreductase — protein sequence MNKKVFHPFYLGSYLLENRFVACPINLNLSQKGFVNLADIEFAARRAHSAPLTITGGLYVSENGKLFDYGISISDDKYIYGLSKLASAMKSKHKLAVAQLIHAGSHSLATLNEVGHTYGVSANFLEFPQPHKVLELSKMQIEEIIKDYKNATKRAIKAGFDGIEISCAQKLLPQQFFSCFYNKRNDEYGCSTIENRSRFILQVLEGVSQVIEEFATTDFILGFRFTPEETRGDELGYTIEDFIDLFEIIFAKKIKLSYLAIASWGRSVFLNKVRSKGIYYNELVSKVVYQYLNHRIPLIISGSINSAQKINQASLYADLIGITSAFVANPEFAWDLEKGAKELDLSITDDKLKDLCIPPQAFQKIFSYFSFGQSLPNKAEQILAQNAQKNK from the coding sequence ATGAACAAAAAAGTTTTTCATCCTTTTTATTTAGGCAGTTATTTGCTTGAAAATAGGTTTGTTGCTTGTCCAATAAATTTAAATTTAAGTCAAAAAGGCTTTGTAAATTTAGCAGATATTGAATTTGCGGCTCGTCGAGCACACTCTGCACCACTTACAATCACAGGTGGACTTTATGTGAGTGAAAATGGTAAACTTTTTGATTATGGAATCAGCATTAGTGATGATAAGTACATTTATGGTTTATCTAAATTAGCAAGTGCTATGAAATCAAAGCACAAATTAGCAGTTGCACAACTAATTCATGCTGGTTCGCATTCGCTTGCAACACTCAATGAAGTTGGTCACACTTATGGAGTTAGCGCTAATTTTTTGGAATTTCCCCAACCTCACAAAGTCTTAGAACTTTCTAAAATGCAAATTGAAGAAATTATAAAAGACTATAAAAATGCCACAAAAAGAGCAATTAAAGCTGGTTTTGATGGTATTGAAATTTCGTGTGCTCAAAAATTGCTTCCCCAACAATTTTTTTCTTGTTTTTACAATAAACGCAATGATGAATATGGTTGCAGCACCATTGAAAATCGTTCTCGATTTATTTTGCAAGTCTTAGAAGGGGTTAGTCAAGTGATTGAGGAATTTGCAACTACAGATTTTATTTTAGGATTTCGTTTTACACCTGAAGAAACTCGCGGAGATGAACTTGGTTATACAATTGAAGATTTTATTGATCTTTTTGAAATTATTTTTGCTAAAAAAATTAAGTTATCATACTTAGCAATTGCGAGTTGAGGTCGAAGTGTGTTTTTAAATAAAGTTCGCTCTAAAGGTATTTATTATAATGAACTAGTTTCTAAAGTGGTTTATCAATATTTAAATCATAGAATTCCATTAATTATTAGTGGTTCTATAAATAGCGCGCAAAAAATAAATCAAGCTAGTTTATATGCAGACTTAATCGGTATTACATCAGCTTTTGTGGCTAATCCAGAATTTGCTTGAGATTTGGAAAAGGGTGCTAAAGAACTTGATTTGAGCATCACTGATGACAAATTGAAAGACTTATGCATTCCCCCGCAAGCTTTTCAAAAAATTTTTAGCTACTTTTCTTTTGGTCAATCACTTCCTAATAAGGCAGAACAAATTTTGGCACAAAATGCTCAAAAAAATAAATAA
- a CDS encoding MsnO8 family LLM class oxidoreductase, producing the protein MKISILDYGIVDYNSNFRQSHLDSIELAKLSEKLGYHSFWLTQHHSVKSLSISQPTILGTKILENTSKIKVGFAGFLVHYSQPFAIAEIISTFNNFYPGRCYYGLASNPGTPPGQKEFKIINFSKRVFYSKTSKIQSILTTNQSSNLELVPKNNQQSELFLLITSEKTAKYAAKHKYGIIYGYFLFPDLTNAKKCIEIYRKTYKKLHNSTGKVSFAIFANYLTNEMEIQQYLQIMSTYLLGRNFFNEFDTIPSFEQVKNLILTKEEIASFAFHQSKIIVGDAVKIKEQIDYFSNELQLEEIMIVPFGQTHANRSETLEQIAKIYQLKQ; encoded by the coding sequence ATGAAAATTTCAATCTTAGATTATGGTATTGTTGACTACAATTCTAATTTTAGACAAAGTCATTTGGATAGCATAGAACTTGCCAAACTTTCTGAAAAATTAGGTTATCATAGCTTTTGGTTGACACAGCACCACAGTGTTAAATCATTGAGTATTTCTCAACCAACTATTTTGGGCACCAAAATTTTAGAAAACACTAGCAAAATAAAAGTTGGTTTTGCAGGTTTTTTAGTCCACTATAGCCAACCTTTTGCTATAGCTGAAATAATTTCGACATTCAATAATTTTTATCCAGGTCGTTGTTATTATGGGCTTGCCTCTAATCCAGGAACTCCTCCTGGCCAAAAAGAGTTTAAAATAATTAATTTTAGTAAAAGAGTTTTTTATTCTAAAACATCCAAAATTCAATCCATATTAACAACAAATCAAAGCTCAAATCTTGAATTAGTACCTAAAAATAACCAACAAAGTGAATTATTTTTACTTATAACTTCTGAAAAAACTGCTAAGTATGCAGCAAAACATAAATATGGCATAATTTATGGTTATTTTTTATTTCCAGATCTTACAAATGCTAAAAAATGCATTGAAATTTATAGAAAAACCTATAAAAAACTACATAATTCAACTGGTAAGGTTTCTTTTGCAATTTTTGCAAATTACCTTACAAATGAAATGGAAATTCAACAATATCTTCAAATTATGAGCACATATCTTTTAGGTCGTAATTTTTTCAATGAGTTTGACACAATACCTAGTTTTGAACAAGTTAAAAACTTGATATTAACTAAAGAAGAAATTGCAAGTTTTGCTTTTCATCAAAGTAAAATTATAGTAGGGGATGCTGTCAAAATCAAAGAACAAATTGACTATTTTAGCAATGAATTGCAACTTGAGGAAATAATGATTGTTCCTTTTGGACAAACTCATGCAAATAGAAGTGAAACCCTTGAACAAATTGCTAAAATTTATCAATTAAAACAATAA
- a CDS encoding lipoate--protein ligase, producing MILIEPIRNGKWIKDGAYLIAIQYWAIENLDPEDTIVFPYICDAHVQIGYFQNPELEVNFDYLEANKLSIVRRDTGGGAIYIDDLAANFCFSFPYRKHPSLLSNYGELYAPIVEILQDLGAKNVNFSGKNDLIIDGKKVSGAAMSLNGNRIYAGYSLLYDIDFDSLEKILRPNRKKIEAKGITSVRQRVAKIKEYLKPEFANLNAFEFKDLILDKLEKKSLQSFQKYQLSDQDWSQIDDLIQKKYKNWDWTFGTSPAYSYNRDARLSIGTINFSFEIENFRISKVKISGDFFVKKSLESLEKALQGCKLEQNELQKALETIDLENLFFTKITAQEIIDVILS from the coding sequence ATGATTTTAATTGAACCAATTAGAAATGGTAAGTGAATTAAAGATGGTGCTTATTTAATAGCGATTCAATACTGAGCCATTGAGAATCTTGATCCTGAAGACACAATTGTTTTTCCATATATTTGTGATGCTCATGTCCAAATTGGCTATTTTCAAAACCCTGAATTAGAAGTTAATTTTGATTATTTAGAAGCCAATAAATTGAGTATTGTGCGACGTGACACAGGTGGAGGTGCTATTTACATTGATGATTTAGCGGCTAATTTTTGTTTTTCATTCCCTTATCGTAAACATCCATCATTGTTATCAAATTATGGCGAACTATATGCACCAATTGTTGAAATTTTACAAGATTTGGGAGCTAAAAATGTCAATTTTAGTGGTAAAAATGATCTAATTATTGATGGAAAAAAAGTTTCAGGTGCTGCTATGTCATTGAATGGTAATAGAATTTATGCCGGTTATTCTTTACTTTATGACATTGATTTTGATAGTTTGGAAAAAATTCTTAGACCAAATCGTAAAAAAATTGAAGCTAAAGGAATTACATCAGTTCGACAACGAGTTGCAAAAATAAAAGAATATCTCAAACCTGAATTTGCAAATTTGAATGCTTTTGAATTTAAAGACTTAATTTTGGATAAATTAGAGAAAAAATCTTTGCAAAGTTTTCAAAAATATCAACTTAGTGACCAAGATTGAAGTCAAATTGATGACTTAATTCAAAAAAAATATAAAAATTGAGATTGAACATTTGGAACTAGTCCAGCTTATTCATATAATCGTGATGCTCGTTTGAGCATTGGAACTATCAATTTCTCCTTTGAAATTGAGAATTTTCGAATTTCTAAAGTAAAAATTAGTGGTGATTTTTTTGTTAAAAAATCACTTGAAAGTTTAGAAAAAGCTTTGCAAGGTTGCAAGTTAGAACAAAATGAGTTGCAAAAAGCACTAGAAACCATTGATTTAGAAAATTTATTTTTTACCAAAATTACAGCACAAGAAATTATTGATGTAATTTTATCTTAA
- the mraZ gene encoding division/cell wall cluster transcriptional repressor MraZ, whose amino-acid sequence MFGTILRALDEKNRIVLPPNFREEIGEQFYLSISLEQILEIRSKHNFDALAEKLNQRNSLDKSFRDFTRYFFGNTVKVSLDGQGRFLIPKNLLDLAAIEKQLYLVGVGKKIEIWPKHRYEAFNSFFTDKENVAKLEEKLVESGVEL is encoded by the coding sequence ATGTTTGGAACTATTTTAAGAGCTTTAGATGAAAAAAATAGAATTGTATTACCCCCTAATTTTCGCGAAGAAATAGGAGAACAATTCTATTTATCTATTAGTTTAGAGCAAATTCTTGAAATACGTAGCAAACATAACTTTGATGCACTTGCTGAAAAACTAAATCAAAGAAATTCTCTAGATAAAAGTTTTAGGGATTTTACAAGATATTTTTTTGGTAATACTGTCAAAGTTAGTCTTGATGGTCAAGGTCGGTTCTTGATTCCCAAGAATCTTCTTGACCTAGCTGCTATCGAAAAACAGCTCTATTTAGTTGGCGTTGGTAAAAAAATTGAAATCTGACCAAAGCATCGTTATGAAGCCTTTAATAGTTTTTTTACAGATAAGGAAAATGTTGCTAAGTTAGAAGAAAAACTAGTTGAATCAGGGGTAGAGTTATAA
- a CDS encoding nicotinate phosphoribosyltransferase, translating into MIKINKFVADYFFKTEKIVAKNNPSNIVVLQFFQRKELAVLAGINEALEFLKKNTDTSKYKIKFLPEGSLISSREVVLELEGPLHEFGIYEGIIDGILARSTSIATNAYKCVEAAKGKEIIYMADRSDHYLLQQIDGKAARLGGVKVFSSIAQNGEYEMSNFGSMPHALIQNFSGNIVEACKAYHRMFPEDELIALVDFNNDVITDSLKVLAEFGDKLYGVRVDTSQNVVDKSFTNPKPEDFGVSLNLIKNLRLALNEHNGKHVKIIVSSGFDAEKIAYFEANQAPVDSYGVGEFMTKINYNFSADATMLNGTKIAKFGRYYQENKRLIQWRDDESIK; encoded by the coding sequence ATGATAAAAATTAATAAATTTGTAGCAGACTATTTTTTTAAAACAGAAAAAATAGTTGCAAAAAATAACCCAAGTAACATTGTTGTTTTGCAATTTTTTCAAAGAAAAGAATTAGCTGTTTTAGCTGGTATTAATGAAGCGCTTGAATTTTTGAAAAAAAACACTGATACTAGCAAGTATAAAATTAAATTTTTACCCGAAGGAAGCTTAATTTCTAGCAGAGAAGTGGTTTTAGAATTAGAAGGTCCCTTACATGAATTTGGAATTTATGAAGGAATTATAGATGGGATTTTAGCTCGTTCAACTTCTATTGCAACAAATGCTTATAAATGTGTTGAAGCTGCAAAAGGCAAAGAAATTATTTATATGGCTGATAGAAGCGATCATTATTTACTCCAACAAATTGATGGCAAAGCTGCTCGCTTGGGAGGGGTTAAAGTCTTTAGTTCCATAGCCCAAAATGGCGAGTATGAAATGTCAAATTTTGGATCAATGCCTCATGCATTAATCCAAAATTTTTCTGGAAACATAGTAGAAGCTTGCAAGGCTTATCACCGGATGTTTCCTGAAGATGAACTTATAGCTCTTGTTGATTTTAATAATGATGTTATCACTGACTCACTAAAAGTGCTTGCCGAATTTGGCGATAAACTCTATGGAGTGCGTGTTGATACATCGCAAAATGTAGTTGATAAATCATTTACCAATCCAAAACCTGAAGATTTTGGAGTTAGCTTAAATTTGATTAAAAATTTGCGTTTGGCGTTAAATGAACACAATGGTAAACATGTTAAAATTATTGTTTCATCTGGATTTGATGCTGAAAAAATAGCTTATTTTGAAGCCAACCAAGCACCTGTTGATAGCTATGGTGTCGGTGAGTTTATGACAAAAATAAACTATAATTTTAGCGCAGATGCAACAATGCTAAATGGTACAAAAATAGCTAAATTTGGTCGTTACTATCAAGAAAATAAACGCTTAATTCAGTGAAGAGATGACGAAAGTATTAAATAA
- a CDS encoding FtsZ/tubulin family protein → MKEKFSEIMLMGLGNFGVQNVKKLPQTNFSKFYINIKSEMIGQFDFDQSIILDSDGFGYDSNLAHQMVLDYKEVIKSKLANVKFLFLFASLGGATGSGAIRALAQIAKELNIITIAVVVLPNDIEWKFKEENSKDTLDFIVDKVDSLVVISGKNFSETYENFQQSDLDKLINNKLQDIVEVITDTVIQENEVIPINLSLMKSALKSNKHLYVSQAIATGDNDKIWRSKRVANDLFANPAEQFDWKKFDELLISISASETITQLEIKNILDSIKSKFDSNKLNYSYCLLRRNELVNDIKVGLIASEKRYNFKESNYPTNSDTLNEFDLNDLDLDTLVD, encoded by the coding sequence ATGAAAGAAAAATTTAGTGAAATTATGCTAATGGGATTAGGTAATTTTGGAGTGCAAAATGTAAAAAAATTGCCTCAAACTAATTTTTCAAAGTTTTACATTAATATCAAAAGTGAAATGATTGGTCAATTTGACTTTGATCAAAGTATCATTTTAGATAGCGATGGTTTTGGCTATGATAGTAATTTGGCACACCAAATGGTACTAGACTACAAAGAAGTGATTAAATCCAAATTAGCAAATGTTAAATTTTTGTTTTTATTTGCTAGTCTTGGAGGTGCAACTGGTTCTGGAGCAATTCGTGCTTTAGCACAAATTGCAAAAGAACTTAACATCATCACTATTGCTGTAGTAGTATTACCAAATGATATTGAATGAAAATTCAAAGAAGAAAATAGTAAGGATACATTGGATTTTATAGTTGATAAAGTTGATTCTCTTGTTGTCATATCTGGTAAAAATTTTTCAGAAACATATGAAAATTTTCAACAGAGTGATTTAGACAAGCTCATTAATAATAAACTTCAAGACATTGTGGAAGTGATAACTGATACAGTAATTCAAGAAAATGAAGTTATTCCAATCAACCTTTCACTTATGAAATCTGCTTTAAAAAGCAACAAACACTTATATGTAAGTCAAGCAATAGCAACTGGTGATAACGATAAAATTTGACGCTCAAAAAGAGTGGCTAATGATTTGTTTGCCAACCCTGCTGAGCAATTTGATTGAAAAAAATTTGATGAATTACTTATTTCAATAAGTGCTTCAGAAACAATTACTCAACTTGAAATTAAAAATATTTTAGATTCAATTAAATCTAAATTTGATAGCAACAAACTAAATTATTCATACTGTCTCTTAAGAAGAAACGAACTAGTTAATGACATCAAAGTTGGTCTAATAGCTAGTGAAAAACGCTATAATTTCAAAGAGAGTAATTATCCAACAAATTCAGATACACTTAATGAATTTGACTTAAATGATTTAGATTTGGATACACTAGTCGATTAA
- the rsmH gene encoding 16S rRNA (cytosine(1402)-N(4))-methyltransferase RsmH, which yields MHIPVLLKELVDQLNINPDGIYVDLTLGRGGHSIAILKKLTTGKLIVFDKDKQAIEASKNKLLAISKNVIFVWSDFANFENHMNELGISKVDGIVADLGVSSPQIDDPERGFSYRFDARVDMRMDQSQTLDAHQILNSYSEQQLIEILANYGEIKPARQIAKAIISNRPVNTTFELVNIVRNCLSPALLAKKNLVKNVFQALRIAVNGELDALQSLLFCFLSFLKQGGKFAVITFHSLEDKLVKFSFKKLLDKNKTPFFVKDEPSCFVKTIWPTLQEIESNPRSKSAKLRILTKLKDENERKI from the coding sequence ATGCATATTCCTGTTTTGTTAAAAGAACTAGTTGATCAATTAAATATTAACCCAGATGGCATATATGTTGATCTCACCCTTGGTCGAGGTGGACATTCAATTGCCATTTTAAAAAAATTAACAACTGGCAAATTAATTGTTTTTGACAAAGACAAACAAGCAATTGAAGCTAGCAAAAACAAGTTACTTGCAATTTCAAAAAATGTTATTTTTGTTTGATCTGACTTTGCTAATTTTGAAAATCATATGAATGAGTTAGGGATTAGTAAAGTTGATGGTATTGTTGCCGATTTGGGTGTTAGTTCACCACAAATCGATGACCCTGAACGAGGTTTTTCTTATCGCTTTGATGCTCGTGTAGATATGCGAATGGATCAAAGCCAAACTCTTGATGCTCATCAAATTCTCAACAGTTATAGTGAGCAACAATTAATTGAAATCTTAGCAAATTATGGTGAAATTAAACCAGCACGTCAAATTGCCAAAGCTATTATTTCAAACAGACCTGTCAATACCACATTTGAACTTGTAAATATTGTACGCAATTGTTTATCTCCTGCGTTGTTAGCTAAAAAAAATTTAGTGAAAAATGTCTTTCAGGCATTGCGGATTGCAGTTAATGGCGAACTTGATGCTTTGCAATCGTTGTTGTTTTGTTTCCTTTCTTTCTTAAAGCAAGGTGGAAAGTTTGCAGTAATTACATTTCATTCACTAGAAGACAAACTTGTTAAATTTAGCTTTAAAAAATTGCTAGATAAAAATAAAACTCCTTTTTTTGTCAAAGATGAACCTAGTTGTTTTGTAAAAACGATTTGACCGACTTTGCAAGAAATCGAATCAAATCCTAGATCTAAAAGTGCTAAATTGCGAATTTTAACAAAACTAAAGGATGAAAATGAAAGAAAAATTTAG
- a CDS encoding glycine cleavage system protein H — MKKFANFLIIEKTENIVTISMSAELQDDVGTIGFLRFTNAKSLSKNDEILKIEASKTVLSIKTPLAGEIVEINQEAITTPRLLNSADARQNWIIKLTKVDENEFNSLPNF; from the coding sequence ATGAAAAAATTTGCTAATTTTTTAATTATTGAAAAAACAGAAAATATTGTCACAATTTCAATGAGTGCTGAGTTACAAGATGATGTAGGGACTATTGGTTTTTTGCGCTTCACAAATGCCAAAAGTCTTTCTAAAAATGATGAAATATTAAAAATCGAAGCTTCAAAAACTGTTTTATCAATTAAAACACCATTAGCTGGTGAAATTGTAGAAATTAATCAAGAAGCAATTACAACTCCAAGACTTCTAAACTCAGCCGATGCTCGTCAAAATTGAATTATTAAATTAACTAAAGTTGATGAAAATGAATTCAACAGCTTACCAAACTTTTAA
- the metG gene encoding methionine--tRNA ligase, whose translation MAKKFYITTPIYYASGNLHIGHLYTTTIAWVIRNYKRLQGFDAKMLTGSDEHGQKIAQSAAKVGLEPQTFVDQTAAKFVDLWKKFDIDYDFFIRTTNEPHKKFVKQIFTKLVEKGYIYKDFYRGLYSVSDEEFLTPKQAVFKDGAYYHPVSGAKVEEIEEESYFFDMQKMQDWLVDFWNKHPNFISEEKIKNELIKNFIEKGLENLSVTRTRQSWGIPTEIDPKHVIYVWLDALFNYVSTLNVVEGDPNNSYWLESEQIVHVVGKEITRFHCIYWPIFLKALDFRLPTNIITHGWLVTNEGKMSKSKGNVIDPLDILAKYDSEVIKLFFATQIPLGQDGIFDETNLTLFYNATLANNFGNLISRTVALIDKNQQCNLVFDSNVLEQIDKDIYSEIEQSQKEYSRLFDNLEVDKALKVAINLGKSLNLYIDLAKPWACQDDVRLNTILVALLNGIYATNVMFSVAMPKVAQKVSQTLANLATSLDLILNFNKFANQKIIKSAVIFPRITL comes from the coding sequence ATGGCTAAAAAATTTTATATAACTACTCCAATTTATTATGCTTCTGGCAATTTACATATCGGCCACCTTTACACAACAACAATTGCATGAGTGATCCGAAATTACAAAAGATTGCAAGGTTTTGATGCAAAAATGCTTACAGGTTCAGATGAACATGGGCAAAAAATTGCTCAAAGCGCTGCTAAAGTAGGTCTAGAGCCGCAAACTTTTGTAGATCAAACAGCTGCAAAGTTTGTTGATTTGTGAAAAAAATTTGACATTGATTATGACTTTTTTATTCGCACAACAAATGAACCACATAAAAAATTTGTGAAGCAAATTTTTACCAAATTGGTTGAAAAAGGCTATATTTACAAAGATTTTTATCGTGGACTTTATTCAGTTAGTGATGAAGAATTTTTAACTCCAAAGCAAGCTGTTTTTAAAGATGGTGCATATTATCACCCAGTTAGTGGGGCTAAAGTTGAAGAAATTGAAGAAGAATCATACTTTTTTGATATGCAAAAAATGCAAGATTGACTAGTTGATTTTTGAAACAAACATCCCAATTTTATTAGTGAAGAAAAAATTAAAAATGAATTAATTAAGAATTTTATTGAAAAAGGTCTCGAAAATCTTTCAGTTACTAGAACTCGCCAAAGTTGGGGAATTCCAACTGAAATTGATCCAAAACATGTTATTTATGTTTGACTAGATGCATTATTTAATTATGTGAGTACTTTAAATGTTGTTGAAGGTGATCCAAATAATAGTTATTGACTTGAAAGTGAACAAATTGTTCATGTAGTTGGTAAGGAGATTACTCGTTTCCACTGTATTTATTGACCAATTTTTTTAAAAGCACTTGATTTTAGATTACCAACAAACATAATCACTCATGGTTGATTGGTCACAAATGAAGGAAAAATGTCTAAATCTAAAGGTAATGTAATTGATCCACTGGATATTTTGGCAAAGTATGACTCAGAAGTTATTAAATTATTTTTTGCAACCCAAATTCCTTTAGGTCAAGATGGAATTTTTGATGAAACTAATTTAACTTTATTTTACAACGCTACTTTAGCTAATAATTTTGGCAATCTAATTAGTAGAACAGTGGCACTCATTGATAAAAATCAACAATGCAATTTAGTTTTCGATAGCAATGTTTTAGAACAAATAGATAAAGATATTTATAGTGAAATTGAACAATCTCAAAAAGAATATAGTAGACTTTTTGATAATTTAGAAGTTGATAAAGCTTTAAAAGTTGCTATAAATTTAGGAAAATCACTAAATTTATACATTGATTTAGCAAAGCCTTGAGCTTGTCAAGATGATGTTAGACTTAACACAATTTTAGTTGCTCTTTTAAATGGTATTTATGCAACAAATGTAATGTTTAGTGTTGCAATGCCAAAAGTTGCTCAAAAAGTATCACAGACTTTAGCTAATTTGGCTACAAGTCTTGATTTAATTCTCAATTTTAATAAGTTTGCAAATCAAAAAATAATAAAATCTGCTGTTATTTTCCCAAGAATTACATTATAA
- a CDS encoding SIR2 family NAD-dependent protein deacylase translates to MNSTAYQTFNLKKSAKEILDLLSDADTIVVGIGAGLTAAANIGYSGSRFEQHFGDFIEKYRLLDMLQASLFDYPNWQTYWAFHSRFIKLNCFDLPKSSIFSKLKDILETKNYFIITTNSDNSLLVNGFNENKIFYIQGKYDLLQCSQMCSNKLYQKNELIEKMVLNQKNMQVSLELLPKCPNCDAFLEVNKRIAFKGMVENDDFFLQKQKYESFLQENQDKKVVFFEIGVGYTTPQLIKWPFWQMTINNPKAKYLVLNSKNYHLQENVKKQSKIFNEDIAKLIEQIWELER, encoded by the coding sequence ATGAATTCAACAGCTTACCAAACTTTTAATTTGAAAAAATCAGCCAAAGAAATTTTGGATTTATTAAGTGACGCTGATACTATTGTTGTTGGAATTGGTGCTGGATTAACAGCGGCAGCTAACATTGGTTATTCAGGTTCTAGATTTGAACAACATTTTGGAGATTTTATTGAAAAATATCGTCTCCTTGATATGCTTCAAGCTTCACTTTTTGATTATCCTAATTGACAAACTTATTGAGCTTTTCATAGTCGATTCATTAAATTAAATTGTTTTGACTTACCAAAAAGTTCTATATTTTCCAAGTTAAAAGATATTCTTGAAACTAAAAATTATTTTATTATCACAACCAACTCTGATAATAGTTTATTAGTTAATGGTTTTAATGAGAATAAAATTTTTTATATTCAAGGTAAATATGATTTGTTGCAATGTTCGCAAATGTGTTCGAATAAACTTTATCAAAAAAATGAATTAATTGAAAAAATGGTCTTAAATCAAAAAAACATGCAAGTAAGTTTGGAATTGTTGCCAAAATGTCCAAATTGTGATGCTTTTTTAGAAGTGAACAAGAGAATTGCTTTTAAAGGTATGGTTGAAAATGATGATTTTTTCTTGCAAAAACAAAAATATGAATCCTTTTTGCAAGAAAATCAAGACAAAAAAGTTGTCTTTTTTGAAATTGGTGTTGGTTATACAACACCTCAACTCATTAAATGACCTTTTTGGCAGATGACAATCAACAATCCAAAAGCTAAATATCTAGTATTAAACTCTAAAAACTATCACTTGCAAGAAAATGTTAAAAAGCAAAGCAAAATTTTTAATGAAGATATTGCTAAATTAATCGAACAAATTTGAGAATTAGAAAGGTAA
- a CDS encoding tRNA1(Val) (adenine(37)-N6)-methyltransferase, with protein sequence MTKVLNNLGYNPDLKIWQDKSMFNYSVDTILLGNFIDLGKKIKRACEVGANNGALSIFVAHRDSKLQIDAIEINKKAINLAKENVVLNDKQSQINVIEADFNDFWKEHNARVGQKYHLVFANPPYYKMDTKIIKNVSDEIKRAIYEVDLTLEELIVGAGKILDQKGKLALVLPIERYVDLLELLRLHKFEPKKTQFVAPRLGEAPKFVLVQAEFASSWGGHYLPILYLHPKDKTKHVYRKEIQKLYVCKKVKNG encoded by the coding sequence ATGACGAAAGTATTAAATAATTTAGGTTATAATCCAGATCTTAAAATTTGACAAGACAAGTCGATGTTTAACTATTCTGTGGACACTATCTTGCTTGGAAATTTTATTGATCTTGGTAAAAAAATTAAGCGGGCTTGTGAAGTTGGTGCCAACAATGGAGCCTTATCAATTTTTGTAGCTCATAGAGATTCAAAATTACAAATAGATGCTATTGAAATCAACAAAAAAGCAATCAATTTGGCCAAAGAAAATGTTGTTTTGAATGATAAACAAAGCCAAATTAATGTTATTGAAGCTGATTTTAATGATTTTTGAAAAGAGCATAATGCTCGTGTTGGGCAAAAATATCATTTAGTTTTTGCCAATCCACCTTATTATAAGATGGATACAAAAATAATTAAAAATGTTAGTGATGAAATCAAAAGAGCAATTTATGAAGTTGATTTGACACTAGAAGAGCTTATTGTAGGTGCTGGAAAAATTTTGGATCAAAAGGGCAAACTTGCACTTGTATTACCAATTGAACGCTATGTTGACTTACTAGAATTGCTTAGATTACACAAATTTGAACCCAAAAAAACTCAGTTTGTAGCTCCCAGATTGGGCGAGGCTCCAAAATTTGTGTTAGTTCAAGCTGAGTTTGCAAGTTCTTGAGGAGGACATTATCTTCCAATTTTGTACTTACATCCCAAAGACAAAACTAAACATGTATATCGCAAAGAAATTCAAAAACTTTATGTTTGCAAAAAGGTGAAAAATGGCTAA